In Chryseobacterium oryzae, the genomic stretch TTATTCACATCAATTACTCCAAACTTATCATTATACGTAGCAATAATCATAGGATTGGCAACATCATCCCCTTCCAGCACATAGAGAAACTGATACTTTGGGTAAATAGCAAACTGCGACTGATCGTCGGGATTTTTAAACTTAGAATCTTCAATAATTCCGTATTTTCCTTTTAAAATATAGGCATGAAATAAAGCTTTCTGCATTTGTGCATTACATCTTCCTAAATCTTCTTTTTTGTATTGATAAACTTTTTTCCCGTTTTTATTAATTCGATACGTGATGCCTTTATTATCAACAGTTGCAAAATCACTGCTACCAAAAATTTTAACTTTTTCGTTAGGAGAGTTAAGCAGATTACAGTCTTCACCAAAGAACATAACCAAATCATATTCAGCGGGAATAACCATTTTTCCTTTCTGATTAACAAATCCGGATTTTCCTTTGATTTTTTTGGGAATCAGTAGCGGTATATTCTCATTCACTACCGGAAGATTAACTGTATTGCCCTGCGAAGATTTTCCGATTTTATAATCTGAAGGTTTTTTTTTGAATGTCTTAGACTGACCGAAAGCCAATACACAACAAAACCCTAATAAAAGAATATTGATTTTTTTCGTCATTTTAGTTTTCATTCGGCGGCAAAAATAGAAAATATAAAATTTATATTTATAAAGAATCTAAATAAATTCAATCTGAAAAAATTCTATTTTTTTGTATTTTTGGGGACATTTTTTAAATGTTTGACAATTATTTGGTTTTGAAAGAAGCTCATTCGCTTTAAAACTGAAAGAAAAATTAGCAAATTACAAGAGTTCAACCATTTAAGAATGCTAACTGTGAGTATTACAAATGAGAATTTCAATCTGAAATTTCTCTCAACGTAAAACATCGGTTAATAATTTTAAGTTATAAAAAAGAAAAGACTATATGGGAATTTATCAGGATTACCTCCAAGAAATCGAAGAAAGAAAAAACCAAGGACTTCACCCTAAACCTATTGATAGCGCAGATTTATTAAGCGAAATCATCTCACAAATCAAAGATACAGCCAACGAATACAGGGCAGATTCTCTTAAATTTTTTATTTACAACACTTTGCCTGGTACCACTAGTGCTGCAGGAGTAAAGGCTAAATTTTTGAAAGAAATTATCCTTGGCGAATCGGTGGTTGAAGAAATCACACCTGCTTACGCTTTCGAATTGCTGTCTCATATGAAAGGCGGTCCTTCTATCGAGGTTTTGCTGGATTTGGCTTTAGGTAATAATGAAAACATTGCAAAACAGGCTGCAGAAGTTCTTAAAACTCAGGTGTATTTGTATGATGCCGATACAGCCCGTTTGAAAGAAGCTTACGAAGCTGGCAATGCCATCGCTAAAGATATTTTGGAAAGTTATGCCAAAGCAGAATTTTTCACAAAATTACCGGAAGTTCCGGAAGAAATTAAAGTCGTGACTTTCATCGCTGGTGAAGGTGATATTTCTACCGATTTATTGTCTCCTGGAAATCAGGCACACTCTCGTTCAGACAGAGAACTGCACGGAAAATGTATGATTACACCAGAAGCTCAGGACGAAATCAGAATGCTTCAGGCTCAACATCCTGATGCAAGCGTAATGCTGATTGCAGAAAAAGGAACAATGGGGGTTGGCTCATCCCGTATGTCGGGTGTAAACAACGTTGCTCTTTGGACTGGTAAACAGGCAAGTCCTTACGTTCCTTTTGTTAATATTGCTCCGATTGTAGCAGGAACCAACGGAATTTCACCGATTTTCTTAACAACAGTTGATGTAACCGGAGGTATCGGAATCGACCTTCAGAACTGGGTT encodes the following:
- a CDS encoding WG repeat-containing protein — its product is MTKKINILLLGFCCVLAFGQSKTFKKKPSDYKIGKSSQGNTVNLPVVNENIPLLIPKKIKGKSGFVNQKGKMVIPAEYDLVMFFGEDCNLLNSPNEKVKIFGSSDFATVDNKGITYRINKNGKKVYQYKKEDLGRCNAQMQKALFHAYILKGKYGIIEDSKFKNPDDQSQFAIYPKYQFLYVLEGDDVANPMIIATYNDKFGVIDVNNKIVIPFEYSDIKRNYSWKLGKMFEVTKDDANYYLIDSYNRSY